From a single Miltoncostaea oceani genomic region:
- a CDS encoding type II secretion system protein has translation MRASRRGVTIIELITVIGVLTILATIGTSSFISALDSARNAQARSSLSIAMRSAVASWAERTAFPVDAVLALQLQDSLPEASVSLAASQALAPRGFYLEQFDDQTITICNASSAGNVYCVRTNQQGGLGSSNLVYAFAWGETNTDAICNLAGLGTEPGEDCSSGAPDWTGISAT, from the coding sequence ATGAGGGCGAGCCGCCGAGGGGTGACGATCATCGAGCTGATCACTGTCATCGGGGTGCTGACGATCCTCGCGACGATCGGCACCTCCTCGTTCATCAGCGCCCTCGACTCCGCGCGCAACGCACAGGCCCGGAGCTCACTGAGCATCGCCATGCGCTCGGCTGTGGCCTCATGGGCCGAGCGCACCGCCTTCCCCGTCGACGCCGTGCTCGCCCTCCAGCTCCAGGACAGCCTCCCCGAGGCCTCGGTGTCGCTCGCCGCCTCCCAGGCCCTCGCCCCACGTGGTTTCTACCTCGAGCAGTTCGACGACCAGACGATCACCATCTGCAACGCCTCGAGCGCCGGGAACGTCTACTGCGTGAGGACCAACCAGCAGGGCGGCCTCGGATCGAGCAACCTCGTGTACGCCTTCGCCTGGGGTGAGACGAACACCGACGCGATCTGCAACCTCGCGGGCCTCGGCACGGAACCCGGTGAGGATTGCTCCTCGGGCGCACCGGACTGGACCGGCATCTCCGCCACCTGA
- a CDS encoding HsdM family class I SAM-dependent methyltransferase translates to MSNTASRSRRGAFYTPALSADMLAGLLRVGDSDRVLEPAAGDGALIEALLGRGVRPEQITAWELDPDTCAELGRRYPGITVEQRDALLSVDPARWPRFDRIIANPPYLSKQSHYVRANRDALRRRFSAIGSSETYAMFLDLCLSLLAPKGCLAFLVSDTIRTLRSHERLRARILADYRLEAVVAMPERLFTGASVRTCMLSVSRGSSGTVRVLPHARTETDYSDPASWGELTQASLRDLPGRPLATVLPTGVEALLREGQPLGELARSHIGMHTTDNAVSLAALAGSSMARTYERRRESEGGDPARWRVIEAGVAAGAGWRPYLRQGGVRDFAAPIEEFVDWSPAARANYKGAGGALFGEPGVAVSGVASRLSARLMDAGSLWDSNKALGVVAHRAEDRLLILGLLCSDLYAFIAKALLNDSPSIQLSDLLSLRIPIHGREEIRRACAGCVAAVSDPPALGRARAELDEAVYAAARITPADRAVINGWLGARGIGR, encoded by the coding sequence GTGTCAAACACCGCCTCACGATCACGTCGCGGTGCCTTCTACACGCCGGCCCTGAGTGCAGACATGCTCGCCGGCCTCCTTCGGGTCGGCGACTCGGACCGGGTACTCGAGCCCGCCGCCGGTGACGGAGCCCTGATCGAGGCCCTCCTTGGCCGCGGGGTTCGTCCCGAGCAGATCACCGCCTGGGAGCTCGACCCGGACACGTGTGCAGAGCTCGGCCGGCGCTACCCGGGCATCACCGTCGAGCAACGAGACGCCCTGCTGAGCGTGGACCCGGCGCGGTGGCCGAGGTTCGACCGGATCATCGCGAACCCCCCATACCTCAGCAAGCAGAGCCACTACGTCCGGGCGAACCGGGACGCCCTCCGCCGTCGCTTCAGCGCGATCGGCTCGAGCGAGACCTACGCGATGTTCCTCGACCTCTGCCTGTCGTTGCTCGCGCCCAAGGGATGCTTGGCGTTCCTGGTCTCGGACACGATCCGCACCCTTAGGAGCCATGAACGCCTGCGCGCGAGGATCCTCGCCGACTACCGCCTCGAGGCCGTCGTCGCGATGCCGGAGCGTCTCTTCACCGGAGCGAGCGTCCGGACCTGCATGCTCAGCGTCAGCCGCGGATCCTCCGGGACCGTCCGGGTCCTCCCCCACGCCCGCACCGAGACCGATTACAGCGACCCGGCTTCCTGGGGAGAGCTCACCCAGGCGAGCCTTCGCGACCTCCCCGGCAGGCCCCTGGCGACGGTCCTGCCAACGGGCGTCGAGGCGCTTCTCCGCGAGGGGCAGCCGCTCGGCGAGCTCGCCCGCTCGCACATCGGCATGCACACCACCGACAACGCGGTGAGCCTCGCGGCTCTCGCCGGTTCGTCGATGGCAAGGACCTATGAGCGACGCCGCGAGAGCGAGGGCGGGGATCCGGCGCGCTGGCGCGTCATCGAGGCGGGCGTTGCCGCGGGCGCCGGGTGGAGGCCGTATCTGCGTCAGGGAGGCGTCCGGGACTTCGCGGCGCCCATCGAGGAGTTCGTCGACTGGTCGCCGGCGGCGCGCGCGAACTACAAGGGAGCCGGCGGTGCGCTCTTCGGTGAGCCGGGCGTCGCCGTCTCCGGAGTCGCCTCTCGGCTGTCGGCGCGGCTGATGGACGCGGGTTCGCTGTGGGACTCGAACAAGGCACTGGGTGTCGTCGCACACCGGGCCGAGGACAGGTTGCTCATTCTCGGGCTCCTGTGCTCGGACCTCTATGCCTTCATCGCCAAGGCCTTGCTGAACGACTCACCCTCGATCCAGCTGTCGGACCTGCTGAGTCTGCGGATCCCGATACACGGCCGCGAGGAGATCCGACGCGCCTGCGCCGGCTGTGTCGCCGCGGTCTCGGATCCGCCGGCCCTCGGCCGAGCTCGCGCTGAGCTCGACGAGGCCGTCTACGCCGCCGCGCGGATCACCCCCGCCGATCGCGCGGTCATCAATGGGTGGTTGGGCGCCCGGGGCATCGGGCGGTAG
- a CDS encoding LamG-like jellyroll fold domain-containing protein — MRLPNPMRRGLTLVEMIVVIGILLTISLFSIYSLVGDDNAIENRRVATNLTLAYDAAKQNWDKQSSYGTTAAIISTVEEAEAGLDVSTTGIPQGGDPGQLRLYVINAQQLSFCAQSRSLKYFCLTADEEGRLQAASSGADAKRLGRSWGESIDDALCFLPRREGPPYACNDERGGPSWSVGQTGESESPGDVEAPTLTLSAPKSTNAGAVSVTWALEGQVTQAKCGIDIPAGTTLSADCDTLSAHSFGGSTPLSAGSHTLSVQVKGPGGSSARRDITYTRTGGSGAGSTDGSFYRQLILADNPIAYWRLAETSPAEGAKNEADPTGPRLAYSPGTNLGRPGLVSSDPATSANFDGTTTRAYSLALHPTLIGEDRNLTLEAWVNLTRLPNRGIIAKIGCGNESQIGEPSCGGDGFGFGIGRGDGTGADGNGAHLTVALEGVRWVPSGYSFPREGIYHVAVTVDSAKTLRFYVDGERVGQASVTDLRGSSRTVSIGGYNISNSGGRFFSGGVSDVAIYTRALGPEEIREHALAGARASNAPSTILADWSFGTSDGATVADTSGNARTLNLVGSPIVRPGSGPFAGRQVMRFNGSSQYGTLPGGIDLRNRSFSIATWLNASSLGAQRCWFTNSYGLNTAQAYHNCTRASNGITTAFYGEDLDTVGGVFADANWHHVVMVYDKAADRSRIYMDGEEIPASHYLGGTNPNAGPLTGGGAATLEVARAALSNSNHWAGDIAQLTVYGEPLNASKVRALYRDIAG, encoded by the coding sequence ATGCGGCTCCCGAACCCCATGCGCCGAGGCCTGACCCTGGTGGAGATGATCGTCGTGATCGGGATCCTCCTGACGATCTCGCTCTTCAGCATCTACTCACTGGTCGGTGATGACAACGCGATCGAGAACCGGCGGGTCGCGACCAACCTCACGCTGGCCTACGACGCCGCCAAGCAGAACTGGGACAAGCAGTCGAGCTACGGGACGACGGCGGCGATCATCTCGACGGTCGAGGAAGCCGAAGCCGGTCTGGACGTCTCGACCACCGGCATCCCCCAGGGGGGCGACCCCGGGCAGCTGCGGCTGTATGTGATCAACGCCCAGCAGCTGTCGTTCTGCGCCCAGTCCCGGTCGCTCAAGTACTTCTGCCTCACCGCGGACGAGGAAGGACGCCTGCAGGCTGCGAGCTCGGGCGCCGACGCGAAGAGGCTCGGCCGCTCCTGGGGCGAGAGCATCGATGACGCCCTCTGCTTCCTGCCGCGACGCGAAGGCCCGCCCTACGCCTGCAACGACGAGCGCGGCGGCCCCAGCTGGTCGGTCGGGCAGACGGGCGAGAGCGAGAGCCCCGGAGACGTCGAAGCCCCGACGCTGACCCTCTCGGCGCCGAAGTCCACCAACGCCGGCGCGGTCAGCGTCACCTGGGCGCTCGAGGGCCAGGTCACGCAGGCGAAGTGCGGCATCGACATCCCCGCCGGGACCACGCTCAGCGCCGACTGCGACACCTTGAGCGCCCATAGCTTCGGCGGCTCGACACCTCTGAGTGCCGGTAGCCACACGCTCTCGGTCCAGGTGAAGGGCCCGGGCGGCTCGAGCGCGCGTCGCGACATCACCTACACGCGGACCGGCGGCAGTGGGGCCGGCTCGACCGATGGGTCCTTCTACCGTCAGCTGATCCTCGCGGACAACCCCATCGCCTACTGGCGCCTCGCGGAGACCTCCCCTGCGGAGGGCGCCAAGAACGAAGCCGACCCGACCGGGCCACGCCTCGCCTACAGCCCGGGGACGAACCTCGGCCGACCCGGCCTGGTCTCATCGGACCCGGCGACCTCGGCGAACTTCGACGGCACCACCACCCGCGCCTACTCCCTGGCGCTCCACCCGACCCTGATCGGCGAGGACAGGAACCTCACGCTCGAGGCCTGGGTCAACCTGACGCGGCTGCCGAACCGCGGGATCATCGCGAAGATCGGCTGCGGCAACGAGAGCCAGATCGGTGAGCCCTCCTGCGGCGGCGACGGTTTCGGGTTCGGCATCGGGCGCGGCGACGGTACCGGGGCCGACGGCAACGGCGCGCACCTGACCGTCGCCCTCGAGGGAGTCCGCTGGGTTCCCTCGGGCTACTCGTTCCCGCGCGAGGGCATCTACCACGTCGCCGTCACCGTGGACTCGGCGAAGACGCTCCGCTTCTACGTCGACGGCGAGCGCGTCGGCCAGGCCTCGGTGACGGACCTGCGCGGTTCGAGTCGCACGGTGTCGATCGGCGGCTACAACATCTCCAACTCCGGCGGCCGCTTCTTCAGCGGCGGTGTCAGCGACGTCGCCATCTACACCCGGGCGCTCGGTCCCGAGGAGATCCGCGAGCACGCTCTCGCGGGCGCGCGGGCCTCGAACGCCCCCAGTACGATCCTCGCCGACTGGAGCTTCGGCACCTCTGACGGGGCGACAGTCGCCGACACCTCGGGGAACGCGCGCACCCTCAACCTGGTGGGCAGCCCGATCGTCCGGCCCGGCAGCGGACCCTTCGCCGGCCGACAGGTGATGCGCTTCAACGGCTCCAGCCAGTATGGGACGCTCCCCGGGGGCATCGACCTTCGCAACCGCTCCTTCTCGATCGCGACCTGGCTGAACGCCTCCTCACTCGGGGCTCAGAGGTGCTGGTTCACCAACAGCTACGGTCTCAACACCGCTCAGGCCTACCACAACTGCACGCGGGCCAGCAACGGAATCACGACAGCCTTCTACGGGGAGGACCTCGACACCGTCGGGGGAGTGTTCGCGGACGCCAACTGGCATCACGTGGTCATGGTCTATGACAAGGCTGCCGACCGCTCGCGGATCTACATGGACGGTGAGGAGATCCCCGCCAGCCACTATCTCGGGGGCACCAACCCGAACGCCGGGCCACTGACAGGCGGTGGAGCAGCGACCCTCGAGGTGGCACGCGCCGCACTCTCCAACAGCAACCACTGGGCTGGCGACATCGCCCAGCTGACCGTCTACGGGGAGCCGCTGAACGCATCGAAGGTGCGGGCCCTCTACCGCGACATCGCCGGCTGA
- a CDS encoding HD domain-containing protein: MRVRRDGTPEAWAGAGAALDAVMASPSPAKVLGRLAQTPDLETLLPDIAIQVGFDQRSPYHPEGDLFVHTHGVLERISALTDDPDLRWAALLHDSGKPESFWLDDKGVGHFYQSRTSGTENHEVVSARIARRVLAAFAIAPDRARRIERIVRSHMRLRFETEKAARRFIDKVGPDLVEPLLIHRQADHEGEGSAEDSIGRMRALIAKASSPAPAAAKGGLSVDGGALKGIGITGPRIGEVIATLRSEVSSGSLVNEREALLTRARSLS, translated from the coding sequence GTGAGGGTCCGCCGGGACGGCACTCCTGAGGCATGGGCCGGCGCCGGCGCGGCGCTCGACGCCGTCATGGCGAGCCCGAGTCCGGCGAAGGTGCTCGGCCGTCTCGCGCAGACGCCCGACCTCGAGACCCTCCTGCCGGACATCGCGATCCAGGTCGGGTTCGACCAGCGGTCCCCGTACCACCCCGAGGGCGACCTGTTCGTCCACACCCACGGCGTCCTCGAGCGCATCAGCGCGCTCACCGATGACCCGGATCTGCGCTGGGCGGCACTCCTCCACGACTCGGGTAAGCCCGAGTCCTTCTGGCTCGATGACAAGGGAGTCGGCCACTTCTACCAGTCGCGCACCTCGGGCACGGAGAACCATGAGGTCGTCTCCGCCCGGATCGCCCGGCGTGTCCTCGCCGCGTTCGCCATCGCCCCTGACCGCGCCCGGAGGATCGAGCGGATCGTCCGCAGTCACATGCGGCTCCGCTTCGAGACCGAGAAGGCGGCGCGCCGGTTCATCGACAAGGTCGGCCCGGATCTGGTCGAGCCCCTGCTCATCCACCGCCAAGCCGATCACGAGGGCGAAGGGTCCGCGGAGGACTCGATCGGGCGGATGCGTGCGCTGATCGCCAAGGCGTCGTCGCCAGCCCCCGCGGCCGCCAAGGGCGGACTCTCGGTCGACGGCGGAGCCCTGAAGGGCATCGGGATCACCGGCCCTCGGATCGGCGAGGTGATCGCCACCCTGCGCTCCGAGGTCTCATCGGGCTCGCTCGTCAACGAGCGCGAGGCGCTGCTCACCCGAGCCCGGTCCCTCTCCTAG
- a CDS encoding UPF0182 family protein: MAWAAALIPAALALMILAYFALRVWADVTITGLLFESVDMRAAFETRLSTSIWLVVAGMLVAAVLATPFLALGRKVRAAELENLGASSRPRSYDEPGSVAAPVEVRASRRGAFSLALVSFTVNAFVLGFGFVSKRDEVLAARNAAPFGTSDPVFGRDLSFFIFQAPLMGGFATLVLLAIAVNLVFGLAYLVCSAMLADERGWRPNDKLTFRRAFDVNLAYLGLVLILLAAGEWISRWTGMARGGEVVAGPGAAGLAIGIPTATVAAPAMGVLGLLIIAIAIPALSRRIWGLGAVNLWRGGAIAWVVFGLCLCLFASWWWLGLLIVGSIGLVCVRSVLRDKVTGEAVAGHRAAVGFVVAIFGVLISALAPIGTALYDGVVLRGSPLQVERDQIQDTIRATRTAAALNDIRYVDAQYTRGGVNRQSIETAPAALSSVRFLDYEPAINAARRLQALNRYYTFNDADLDRYDRNGTKTTMFVFGREVDYEAVEDFQRRHFSFTHGKGVVMAPVNEIDAAGRPRFVVSGLPVAGLPEPLSREEIYFGAHESPWAVVNTDQPDGFTNAPVRSWKGAGIPVSDHKLAAVVSLGGLPYIGGGRRLWNALGQTGGEDSQLLVKRDIRSRVGELAPFLKLDEDPYFVVADKQVWVMLNAYTATDRYPYSARFEGVNYQRQAVTAVMNAYSGETKLYVTDTEDPLIRTWQQVYPSLFTAREKMPEEIAAHMRYGEDAFDYQAAALGRFHIEDVDRFFNNDDAWAPTVETTGPGAEGRRVTSPARFTYARLTGEENERFSLIRYFKPATKGRGIGFSAWLAASNEPEDFGDLSVLRFTSDGPAPLDSVDTFTANVGRDPELSAQIGVRKDQVRRGNTIVVPVGKGLLYVQPLYLDSSSDSLPTLWQVVVSFGDGRIAYGADFASALEAALLRSGGGETPEGAELPSDLRDIVNRASAAYAEYQRLWDAGDYERAGAKLREFERLLAAADAFGTGAPPAG; encoded by the coding sequence ATGGCCTGGGCCGCTGCACTGATCCCCGCCGCGCTGGCACTGATGATCCTCGCCTACTTCGCCCTGCGCGTCTGGGCCGACGTCACCATCACCGGCCTGCTGTTCGAGAGCGTCGACATGCGAGCCGCCTTCGAGACGCGCCTGAGCACGAGCATCTGGCTGGTCGTGGCCGGGATGCTGGTCGCGGCGGTCCTTGCCACACCGTTCCTGGCGCTCGGCCGAAAGGTGCGCGCAGCCGAGCTCGAGAATCTGGGCGCCTCCTCGAGGCCTCGGTCCTACGACGAGCCGGGCTCCGTGGCGGCGCCCGTCGAAGTCCGCGCGTCTCGGCGGGGAGCCTTCTCGCTGGCGCTCGTATCCTTCACCGTCAACGCATTCGTGCTCGGCTTCGGCTTCGTCTCCAAGCGCGATGAGGTGTTGGCCGCCCGGAACGCGGCCCCGTTCGGCACGAGTGATCCGGTCTTCGGACGAGATCTCAGCTTCTTCATCTTCCAGGCACCCCTCATGGGGGGATTCGCGACGCTGGTGCTCCTGGCGATCGCGGTGAACCTGGTTTTCGGCCTGGCCTACCTGGTCTGCAGTGCGATGCTCGCCGATGAGCGTGGGTGGAGGCCGAACGACAAGCTGACCTTCCGCCGGGCGTTCGATGTGAACCTCGCCTACCTCGGGCTCGTGTTGATCCTCCTCGCCGCCGGCGAGTGGATCAGCCGCTGGACCGGCATGGCGCGCGGGGGCGAGGTCGTCGCCGGCCCCGGTGCCGCCGGCCTCGCGATCGGGATCCCCACCGCGACCGTCGCGGCCCCGGCGATGGGCGTCCTCGGACTGCTGATCATCGCCATCGCCATCCCCGCCTTGTCGCGACGGATCTGGGGCCTCGGCGCCGTGAACCTCTGGAGGGGCGGTGCGATCGCCTGGGTCGTCTTCGGCCTGTGCCTGTGCCTGTTCGCTTCCTGGTGGTGGCTCGGTCTTCTGATCGTCGGTTCCATCGGCCTGGTCTGTGTGCGATCCGTGCTGCGCGACAAGGTGACCGGTGAGGCTGTCGCCGGGCACCGAGCGGCCGTCGGATTCGTCGTTGCGATCTTCGGCGTGCTGATCTCCGCCTTGGCTCCCATCGGCACCGCGCTCTATGACGGCGTCGTGCTGCGCGGCTCGCCTCTGCAGGTGGAGCGCGATCAGATCCAGGACACGATCAGGGCCACGCGGACCGCGGCCGCGCTGAACGACATCCGCTACGTGGATGCGCAGTACACCCGTGGCGGGGTGAACCGGCAGTCGATCGAGACCGCCCCGGCCGCCCTGTCCTCGGTCCGGTTCCTCGACTACGAGCCGGCGATCAACGCGGCCAGGCGCCTCCAGGCCCTGAACCGCTACTACACCTTCAACGACGCGGACCTCGACCGCTACGACCGCAACGGCACCAAGACGACCATGTTCGTCTTCGGCCGCGAGGTCGACTACGAGGCGGTCGAGGACTTCCAGCGCCGCCACTTCTCCTTCACCCACGGCAAGGGCGTCGTCATGGCGCCGGTCAACGAGATCGACGCCGCCGGGCGCCCGCGCTTCGTGGTGTCGGGCCTGCCGGTCGCCGGCCTGCCAGAGCCCCTGTCGCGCGAGGAGATCTACTTCGGCGCCCACGAGTCTCCGTGGGCGGTCGTGAACACCGACCAGCCCGACGGGTTCACCAACGCCCCGGTGCGGTCCTGGAAGGGCGCCGGCATCCCGGTCTCCGACCACAAGCTCGCCGCGGTGGTCTCCCTCGGCGGCCTGCCCTACATCGGCGGCGGCCGGCGCCTCTGGAACGCGCTCGGGCAGACCGGCGGTGAGGACTCGCAGCTTCTGGTCAAGCGCGACATCCGCTCGCGCGTCGGTGAGCTCGCCCCCTTCCTGAAGCTGGACGAGGACCCCTACTTCGTGGTCGCCGACAAGCAGGTGTGGGTGATGCTGAACGCCTACACCGCGACCGACCGCTACCCCTACTCGGCCCGCTTCGAGGGCGTGAACTACCAGCGCCAGGCCGTCACCGCGGTCATGAACGCCTACAGCGGCGAGACCAAGCTCTACGTGACCGACACGGAGGACCCGCTCATCCGGACCTGGCAGCAGGTCTACCCCTCGCTGTTCACCGCCCGGGAGAAGATGCCCGAGGAGATCGCCGCGCACATGCGCTACGGCGAGGACGCCTTCGACTATCAGGCCGCCGCCCTCGGGCGCTTCCACATCGAGGACGTCGACCGCTTCTTCAACAACGACGACGCCTGGGCGCCCACGGTCGAGACCACCGGCCCCGGCGCCGAGGGCCGGCGTGTGACCAGCCCGGCCCGCTTCACCTACGCGCGGCTGACGGGCGAGGAGAACGAGCGGTTCTCGCTGATCCGCTACTTCAAGCCCGCTACCAAGGGTCGGGGCATCGGCTTCTCGGCCTGGCTCGCGGCCAGTAACGAGCCGGAGGACTTCGGGGACCTGTCGGTCCTGCGCTTCACCTCCGACGGGCCCGCGCCGCTCGACTCGGTGGACACCTTCACCGCCAACGTCGGGCGCGACCCCGAGCTCTCGGCGCAGATCGGTGTCCGAAAGGACCAGGTGCGCCGCGGCAACACGATCGTGGTGCCGGTCGGTAAGGGCCTGCTCTACGTCCAGCCGCTCTACCTGGACTCCTCCTCGGACAGCCTGCCGACCCTCTGGCAGGTGGTTGTCTCCTTCGGCGACGGCCGGATCGCCTACGGGGCTGACTTCGCGTCGGCCCTCGAGGCGGCTCTGCTGCGCTCAGGTGGCGGGGAGACCCCTGAGGGGGCCGAGCTTCCGAGCGACCTCCGGGACATCGTCAACCGGGCATCGGCCGCCTACGCCGAGTACCAGCGCCTCTGGGATGCCGGGGACTACGAGCGGGCGGGCGCGAAGCTACGCGAGTTCGAGCGACTGCTGGCGGCCGCCGACGCCTTCGGCACCGGGGCGCCCCCGGCCGGCTGA
- the ligA gene encoding NAD-dependent DNA ligase LigA codes for MSAERAEFLRSEIDRLAHAYYALDSPVADDATYDELFAELVALEEADPSLLTADSPSQRVGGTALEMFSPAPHPAPMLSLANAKSADDLRAFDARVRRLLGDDPAAAYALTYAAEPKIDGLAVSLIYRDGILERGATRGDGVTGEDITANLRTVRSIPLRLAMADPPAMIEVRGEVYLPDAGFQRLNDERTAAGLPLYMNPRNAAAGAVRQLDSREASRRPLAFFAYAVGVSDGITFDSQSGAMAWLGQAGFVVNPRSSVCADIEEVIVAVEALGIERPTIGYEIDGVVIKVDQLAIQRRLGAAGKDPRWAVAFKFPPSQRTTKLLDIAVNVGRSGILIPVAVLEPVLVGGTRVSSATLHNQEDIDRKGLRIGDTVIIQRAGDVIPQVVGPVIAERDGSERQWTMPTHCPACSGPVTKVPGEVAHRCSNEDCSNRDLERIKHWVGRDSMDIEGAGVGVVSTLYAAGLVRRPIDLYSLRADQLVDLEGFGARSAEKLVAAIAGSVNQPFSRVLRSLGIPHVGRTVSPLLTRRFCDIEGLSAASVEEVCQIDGVGPMIAESLVGWLALPANQLLIQEMRAVGLPLAEEEQPEASVSSDSLAGKTFVLTGSLVSGGRDLAKARIESLGGKVSGSISAKTTALICGEGGGGKRAKAEGLGVAVLSEDEFEQMMVEAGEAVR; via the coding sequence ATGTCAGCAGAGCGCGCAGAGTTCCTTCGGAGTGAGATCGACCGACTCGCCCACGCCTACTACGCGCTCGACTCTCCGGTCGCCGACGACGCCACCTACGACGAGCTCTTCGCCGAGCTCGTCGCCCTCGAGGAGGCGGACCCGTCGCTGCTGACCGCGGACTCTCCGAGTCAGCGGGTCGGAGGCACCGCCCTGGAGATGTTCTCCCCCGCGCCGCACCCGGCGCCGATGCTGAGCCTGGCGAACGCCAAGAGCGCCGATGACCTTCGGGCCTTCGATGCGCGGGTGCGGCGCCTGCTCGGAGACGACCCGGCCGCGGCCTACGCCCTCACCTATGCGGCGGAGCCGAAGATCGACGGCCTCGCCGTCAGCCTGATCTACCGCGACGGCATCCTCGAGCGCGGCGCGACCCGCGGCGACGGTGTCACCGGTGAGGACATCACCGCGAACCTCCGGACGGTCCGCAGCATCCCGCTGCGCCTGGCGATGGCGGACCCGCCGGCCATGATCGAGGTCCGCGGTGAGGTCTACCTGCCGGACGCCGGGTTCCAGCGTCTCAACGACGAGCGGACGGCCGCAGGCCTGCCGCTCTACATGAACCCCCGCAACGCGGCGGCGGGCGCCGTCCGCCAGCTCGACTCGCGCGAGGCCTCGCGTCGCCCGCTGGCGTTCTTCGCCTACGCGGTCGGTGTCAGCGACGGCATCACCTTCGACTCCCAGAGCGGCGCGATGGCCTGGCTCGGGCAGGCCGGGTTCGTCGTGAACCCCCGCAGCAGCGTCTGCGCGGACATCGAGGAGGTCATCGTCGCGGTGGAGGCGCTCGGGATCGAGCGTCCGACGATCGGCTACGAGATCGACGGCGTCGTCATCAAGGTCGACCAGCTGGCGATCCAGCGGCGCCTCGGGGCGGCCGGCAAGGACCCCCGCTGGGCCGTGGCCTTCAAGTTCCCGCCGAGCCAGCGCACCACCAAGCTCCTCGACATCGCCGTCAACGTCGGCCGCAGCGGGATCCTGATCCCGGTTGCGGTCCTCGAGCCGGTCCTTGTCGGCGGCACCCGCGTCAGTTCGGCGACCCTCCACAACCAGGAGGACATCGACCGCAAGGGCCTGCGCATCGGCGACACGGTCATCATCCAGCGCGCCGGGGACGTCATTCCCCAGGTCGTCGGCCCGGTCATTGCCGAGCGCGACGGCAGCGAGCGCCAGTGGACGATGCCCACCCACTGCCCGGCCTGCTCGGGTCCGGTCACCAAGGTGCCGGGCGAGGTCGCTCACCGCTGCTCCAACGAGGACTGCTCGAACAGGGACCTGGAGCGGATCAAGCACTGGGTCGGGCGCGATTCGATGGACATCGAGGGTGCCGGGGTCGGTGTCGTCTCGACCCTCTACGCGGCGGGCCTGGTGCGGCGCCCGATTGACCTCTACAGCCTTCGCGCCGACCAGCTCGTGGACCTGGAGGGCTTCGGCGCCCGGTCCGCCGAGAAGCTCGTCGCCGCGATCGCGGGCTCGGTCAACCAGCCCTTCTCGCGCGTCCTGCGCTCGCTCGGCATCCCCCACGTCGGTCGGACCGTCTCTCCCCTGCTGACCCGGCGTTTCTGCGACATCGAGGGCCTGAGCGCGGCGAGCGTCGAGGAGGTCTGCCAGATCGACGGTGTCGGTCCGATGATCGCCGAGTCGCTCGTCGGCTGGCTCGCGCTCCCGGCCAACCAGCTCCTGATCCAGGAGATGCGCGCGGTAGGCCTGCCCCTGGCCGAGGAGGAGCAGCCGGAGGCGTCGGTCTCCTCCGACTCCCTGGCCGGGAAGACCTTCGTCCTGACCGGATCGCTGGTCTCGGGCGGCCGCGACCTCGCCAAGGCCCGCATCGAGTCCCTCGGCGGGAAGGTCTCCGGCTCGATCTCGGCCAAGACCACCGCCCTGATCTGCGGCGAGGGGGGCGGCGGCAAGCGGGCCAAGGCCGAGGGCCTCGGTGTCGCGGTCCTGAGCGAGGACGAGTTCGAGCAGATGATGGTCGAGGCCGGCGAGGCCGTCCGATGA
- a CDS encoding GreA/GreB family elongation factor, with translation MPTLTPEGVAMRQARLGELELELRELSQRLKSAREGGSSADDVEWDDVRDRQASVTAEISRIEQELRVCQIVDPSKMATDRVAVGMAVRLKDLNNPDAPPSVYAMVGDREGDPMRKRLSPQSPLGAALLGAVVGQEVGINTPRGPRRYRVLAIAPAPVG, from the coding sequence GTGCCAACCCTCACACCGGAGGGAGTGGCCATGCGCCAGGCCCGGCTCGGCGAACTCGAGCTGGAGCTACGCGAGCTCAGCCAGCGCCTGAAGAGCGCCCGTGAGGGCGGCTCCTCCGCCGACGACGTGGAATGGGACGACGTCCGCGATCGCCAGGCCTCCGTGACCGCGGAGATCTCCCGGATCGAGCAGGAGCTGCGCGTCTGCCAGATCGTCGACCCTTCCAAGATGGCGACGGACCGGGTCGCCGTAGGGATGGCCGTGCGGCTGAAGGACCTGAACAACCCGGACGCGCCCCCGTCGGTCTACGCGATGGTCGGGGACCGCGAGGGTGATCCGATGAGGAAGCGCCTCTCCCCCCAGAGCCCCCTCGGGGCGGCGCTGCTCGGAGCCGTCGTCGGGCAGGAGGTGGGGATCAACACCCCACGTGGCCCTCGCCGCTACCGGGTGCTGGCGATCGCACCCGCTCCGGTCGGCTAG